One region of Ahniella affigens genomic DNA includes:
- a CDS encoding cytochrome c3 family protein, with translation MRWQILRVTQQAKAGSSVEEDIHFGDTLTIGRGADQAIYLPDLRAALSHCAVTVTGKGRYHVKSLIVAGVRVNGQIVQDADVGAGAVIELGGTRLTLIAPPRDYDGAVEITPMAASEVEDNAQRFIGKLTLSETRLSKRWPSWILFLGVGFFALLLPLLAHYVPAGRPVLDKLPIGSRDTWQAGSLASAHHFFGENCTMCHDGGFATVKDSACKTCHANVGAHADEKRFALGTLGDADCAHCHRDHNGLEALVRADQELCADCHRDLPAREKNANKQLDAADFGTHHPGFMVNLPAWNVDGQFTPIRTALASSDLTENSGLNFPHDLHLAAEGIRGPDGDEVLKCETCHQPEPGGARLRPIDFEANCQRCHRLTYSIREADRQVTHGKPALMKAEIEEFFAREALEGGFNDVNAPTVVRIRRRPGQPITPQERAEALSWSRQQAGQAIDNLFNSNACTYCHTVKTDQLGNLDVAPVRVSGLWFPKARFSHRMHDSMKCEDCHKARESDRSTQVLMPDIDNCRQCHAGEHADDKVPSTCITCHGYHEPRLDLNAQGLPELR, from the coding sequence ATGCGTTGGCAGATCCTGCGTGTCACCCAGCAAGCCAAAGCCGGCAGCAGCGTTGAAGAGGACATCCACTTTGGCGACACGCTGACGATTGGTCGCGGCGCCGATCAAGCGATCTACCTCCCCGACTTGCGAGCGGCACTGTCGCACTGTGCGGTAACCGTCACGGGTAAGGGCCGCTATCACGTCAAATCACTGATTGTTGCGGGCGTGCGCGTCAACGGGCAGATCGTCCAGGACGCTGATGTCGGCGCGGGTGCGGTGATCGAACTCGGTGGTACGCGACTGACACTCATTGCACCACCGCGTGACTACGATGGCGCCGTCGAAATCACCCCGATGGCGGCCAGTGAAGTCGAAGACAACGCGCAACGTTTCATCGGCAAGCTGACTTTGTCAGAAACACGCCTCAGCAAGCGCTGGCCATCGTGGATTCTGTTCCTGGGCGTCGGCTTCTTCGCGCTGCTGCTGCCCTTGCTTGCTCACTATGTACCGGCCGGGCGCCCGGTGCTGGATAAATTGCCAATTGGTTCGCGCGACACATGGCAGGCCGGTTCGCTTGCGTCTGCACACCATTTCTTCGGCGAGAACTGCACCATGTGTCACGACGGCGGTTTCGCCACCGTCAAAGACTCGGCGTGCAAGACCTGTCACGCCAACGTCGGCGCGCATGCCGATGAGAAGCGGTTTGCGTTAGGCACCCTGGGTGATGCCGACTGCGCCCACTGCCATCGCGATCACAATGGTCTGGAGGCGTTGGTGCGCGCGGATCAGGAGTTGTGCGCAGATTGTCACCGGGACCTGCCCGCGCGCGAGAAAAACGCGAACAAACAGCTGGACGCAGCCGATTTCGGCACGCACCATCCCGGATTCATGGTCAATCTGCCGGCCTGGAATGTGGATGGCCAGTTCACCCCCATCCGCACCGCGTTGGCCAGCAGCGATCTGACTGAAAACTCCGGCTTGAATTTCCCGCATGACTTGCATCTCGCCGCCGAGGGGATTCGAGGCCCGGATGGTGACGAGGTTCTGAAGTGTGAGACGTGCCATCAACCGGAGCCGGGCGGCGCGCGGTTGCGCCCGATCGATTTTGAAGCGAACTGCCAACGCTGCCACCGGTTGACGTACTCGATTCGCGAAGCAGATCGCCAGGTCACGCATGGCAAACCCGCCCTGATGAAAGCCGAGATCGAAGAGTTCTTTGCGCGCGAGGCGTTGGAGGGCGGCTTCAATGATGTGAATGCGCCAACCGTGGTGCGGATACGCCGCCGCCCGGGTCAGCCCATCACCCCGCAGGAGCGTGCCGAGGCGTTGTCTTGGTCGCGGCAACAAGCCGGCCAGGCGATCGACAACTTGTTCAACAGCAATGCGTGCACCTATTGCCACACCGTCAAGACCGATCAACTCGGCAATTTGGACGTGGCACCGGTGCGCGTGTCCGGATTATGGTTTCCCAAAGCGCGCTTCTCGCATCGTATGCACGACAGCATGAAATGCGAGGATTGCCACAAAGCCCGTGAGTCGGATCGCAGCACGCAGGTGTTGATGCCTGATATCGACAACTGCCGGCAATGTCACGCTGGCGAACACGCGGACGACAAAGTGCCGAGCACCTGCATCACCTGCCACGGCTATCACGAACCCCGTCTTGATCTGAACGCCCAAGGACTTCCCGAACTACGATGA
- a CDS encoding GNAT family N-acetyltransferase, which yields MSLGLKSLTGVEAAAFLDDLARLRIQVFRDWPYRYEGTLAYEHQYLTAYTRAPSVLLVLALDGDRVVGASSAMRMSDEDASIRAPIEAAGLDPASICYFGESVLDPAYRGRGLGKAFFAARLAHAESLGAADACFAAVIRDQHDPRRPENAANLEPLWRRFGFAPRPGLILRMNWPEIDGVGDVGHDLQFWFRDHHAS from the coding sequence GTGAGTCTTGGCCTCAAATCGCTGACCGGTGTCGAAGCCGCGGCGTTTCTCGACGACCTTGCCCGGCTTCGAATCCAAGTGTTCCGGGACTGGCCGTATCGGTACGAAGGCACCCTAGCCTATGAGCACCAGTACCTGACTGCGTATACGCGCGCACCCAGCGTGCTCCTGGTGCTGGCGCTCGATGGCGATCGCGTGGTCGGCGCGTCGAGCGCGATGCGGATGAGCGATGAGGATGCATCAATTCGCGCCCCGATCGAAGCCGCCGGACTGGACCCGGCATCGATCTGCTACTTCGGCGAATCGGTACTCGATCCGGCGTATCGGGGCCGCGGTTTGGGCAAGGCGTTCTTTGCCGCCAGATTGGCGCATGCCGAATCGCTCGGCGCCGCCGACGCATGCTTTGCGGCGGTCATTCGAGATCAGCATGATCCGCGGCGCCCGGAAAACGCCGCAAACCTCGAACCACTGTGGCGGCGCTTCGGGTTTGCGCCCAGACCGGGCCTGATCCTGAGAATGAACTGGCCCGAGATTGACGGCGTCGGCGATGTCGGTCACGACCTGCAGTTCTGGTTTCGCGATCACCACGCATCTTGA
- a CDS encoding exodeoxyribonuclease VII small subunit, with protein MSHTEPLAPQAFESALRELEQLVQQLQAGQMPLQESLQAFERGIGLYRQCQGLLEQAELKIRQIQEHDLNAGPTASPDAS; from the coding sequence ATGAGTCACACCGAACCACTCGCCCCGCAAGCCTTTGAGTCCGCTTTGCGCGAACTCGAACAACTAGTGCAGCAATTGCAGGCTGGGCAAATGCCGCTGCAGGAAAGCCTGCAGGCCTTTGAACGCGGCATTGGTCTGTATCGCCAGTGCCAGGGCCTGCTCGAACAAGCCGAATTGAAAATTCGCCAGATTCAGGAGCACGACCTGAACGCCGGACCGACTGCGAGTCCCGATGCGTCCTGA
- a CDS encoding cyclic nucleotide-binding domain-containing protein, whose protein sequence is MAERFQIAIVGSGPGGLSAASRAAEIGVSHVLLEAEPHLSNTIYRYQKGKHVMDEPGILPLRSPLEFKAGSRETILSAWNDGVARLNVNVRHGHEVTKVQAQPGGGFLLECGNGAQFLADRVVLGIGLQGNIRKLGVPGEDLPFVQYQLDDPGAYSGETIVVIGAGDAAIENAIALAKQNTVIVINRRDEFARAKEGNLRGILKAIEDGTIQCYYNTAPEKVEALTVGRKKGRMMLQTPQGRAQILIDRVIARLGASAPRGFVEGCGVKFPNKDPAAVPAISPQYESNVPGLYIVGALAGYPLIKQAMNQGYEVVEYILGRTVEPADEPLLRDKLKNVPNFRSVDAFIADIQRNVPLLAQITPLQLREFLLDSDIHAPRPGTPVFEKNDYTNTFYSIVEGEVEVIVDAAQNKRIKLRRGEFFGEMGLISGRRRAATVVAGPGAVLIETPRRSMNRLIQSVEAVKREIDKVFIARALQSRFTPESPIERLNEVVESARIVQFKAGDVVFNEGDVGDCVHLIRRGSLTISRQIGGKEVVLSYVAAGNYVGEMALLGDNRRSATAKAAIATETIRLDGDAFKRLFQRDPLLRARLQSEYSNRTASNLAMQQMPAGGDIISFLIAQGAGEATDILLIDEALCVRCDNCEKACAETHGGTSRLDREAGPTFANVHVPTSCRHCEHPHCMKDCPPDAIHRAPNGEVFIADNCIGCGNCERNCPYGVIHLAAKPPNKPGLLSWLLLGNGPGPGEAPYDPKAAKGSEKKAVKCDMCKDLKGGPACVRACPTGAAIRIGPEKFPSYARDRS, encoded by the coding sequence TTGGCCGAGCGATTCCAAATTGCCATTGTCGGATCTGGCCCGGGTGGGCTGAGTGCGGCGTCCAGGGCTGCCGAGATCGGCGTCTCGCATGTGCTGCTCGAAGCCGAGCCGCATCTGTCGAACACCATCTACCGCTACCAGAAGGGCAAGCACGTCATGGACGAGCCCGGCATTCTGCCGCTTCGTTCGCCGCTGGAGTTCAAGGCCGGTAGTCGCGAGACGATCCTTTCGGCCTGGAATGACGGCGTCGCCCGGCTGAATGTCAATGTCCGTCACGGTCATGAGGTGACCAAAGTCCAAGCGCAACCTGGCGGCGGATTCCTGCTTGAGTGTGGCAATGGCGCCCAGTTCCTGGCTGACCGGGTGGTGCTCGGCATTGGCTTGCAGGGCAACATCCGAAAACTCGGTGTGCCGGGCGAGGACCTGCCCTTCGTCCAGTATCAACTCGATGATCCGGGCGCCTATTCAGGCGAGACTATTGTGGTCATTGGTGCCGGCGACGCGGCCATCGAGAATGCGATCGCGCTCGCGAAGCAAAACACGGTCATCGTGATCAACCGTCGTGACGAATTCGCCCGCGCCAAGGAGGGCAACCTGCGCGGCATTCTGAAGGCGATCGAGGACGGCACCATTCAGTGCTACTACAACACAGCACCGGAGAAAGTGGAGGCGCTGACCGTTGGCCGCAAGAAAGGCCGCATGATGCTGCAGACCCCACAAGGTCGCGCGCAGATTTTGATCGACCGGGTCATTGCCCGCCTCGGCGCGTCGGCACCGCGCGGGTTTGTCGAAGGCTGCGGCGTCAAGTTTCCGAACAAAGACCCAGCTGCTGTGCCGGCGATCTCGCCGCAATACGAATCGAATGTCCCGGGTCTCTATATCGTCGGCGCGCTGGCCGGGTATCCGCTGATCAAGCAGGCCATGAACCAGGGCTATGAAGTGGTCGAGTACATTCTCGGCCGCACAGTCGAGCCCGCCGATGAGCCCTTGCTGCGCGACAAGCTCAAGAACGTGCCGAACTTCCGCAGCGTCGACGCATTCATTGCCGATATCCAGCGCAATGTGCCTCTGCTGGCGCAAATCACGCCGCTGCAGTTGCGCGAATTTCTGCTCGACTCCGACATCCATGCGCCCCGCCCCGGCACCCCCGTGTTCGAGAAGAACGACTACACGAACACGTTCTATTCGATCGTCGAAGGTGAGGTCGAGGTGATTGTCGATGCGGCGCAGAACAAACGCATCAAACTCCGCCGTGGCGAATTTTTTGGCGAAATGGGTCTGATCTCGGGGCGTCGCCGCGCGGCAACGGTGGTGGCCGGGCCAGGCGCTGTACTGATTGAAACACCGCGGCGCTCGATGAACCGATTGATTCAGTCGGTCGAGGCCGTCAAGCGCGAAATCGACAAGGTGTTCATTGCCCGTGCGCTGCAATCCCGATTTACGCCCGAGTCGCCGATCGAACGGCTCAACGAGGTCGTCGAGAGCGCGCGCATCGTGCAGTTCAAGGCCGGCGATGTGGTGTTCAATGAGGGCGACGTGGGCGACTGCGTGCATCTGATCCGGCGTGGCTCGCTGACGATCTCGCGGCAAATCGGCGGCAAGGAAGTGGTGTTGTCCTACGTTGCCGCTGGCAACTACGTTGGCGAGATGGCGCTGCTGGGCGACAATCGTCGTTCGGCCACGGCCAAGGCTGCCATTGCCACCGAGACCATTCGTTTGGACGGCGACGCGTTCAAGCGCCTGTTCCAGCGCGACCCGCTGCTCCGAGCACGTCTGCAGTCGGAATACTCCAATCGCACGGCGTCCAATCTAGCCATGCAGCAGATGCCGGCAGGTGGCGACATCATCTCGTTCCTGATTGCCCAGGGTGCTGGTGAGGCCACCGACATCCTGCTGATCGACGAGGCGTTGTGCGTCCGCTGCGACAACTGCGAGAAAGCCTGTGCCGAAACCCACGGCGGCACGTCGCGCCTTGACCGGGAGGCAGGACCCACGTTTGCCAACGTCCATGTCCCGACCTCGTGCCGACACTGCGAACATCCGCACTGCATGAAGGATTGCCCGCCGGACGCGATTCACCGTGCCCCGAATGGCGAAGTATTCATCGCCGACAACTGCATTGGTTGCGGGAACTGCGAGCGGAATTGCCCCTATGGCGTGATTCATCTGGCCGCAAAGCCCCCCAATAAACCGGGGTTGCTGTCCTGGCTGTTGCTTGGCAACGGCCCCGGCCCGGGCGAAGCGCCGTATGATCCGAAAGCTGCAAAAGGCAGCGAGAAAAAGGCGGTCAAGTGCGACATGTGCAAAGACCTCAAAGGCGGGCCCGCCTGTGTGCGTGCTTGTCCGACCGGCGCCGCCATCCGTATTGGGCCGGAGAAGTTTCCGTCCTACGCACGCGACCGGAGCTGA
- a CDS encoding alkaline phosphatase D family protein gives MQRTQFWFGGLLLWFVSAMAPSAAAEPRGLPAADAVLTRIGFGSCAYEGTSQPIWKAVNKSAPELFVFLGDNVYLDTRDPAIMARKYRQLADQRGFRRLRANTALVAIWDDHDFGENDAGAEFPAKSAARDAFLKFWNEPKSSARWTRAGIYTSYVFGPAGQRVQIILPDLRWNRTPLTVNPRFGDLQGYGNWTDQQEGSTAPIPGPYARNPDRQASQLGEAQWAWLEAQLREPADVRIIGSSLQVLADFTGWEAWSNFPRDQQRLIGLIRDTGARNVVFISGDTHYGELTKLDVNVPYPLFDLTSSGLTEVWKVPVPNALREGESFHQANFGRIDIDWPGQTMTLSLRDESGGVLLAKQLPIR, from the coding sequence ATGCAACGCACTCAATTCTGGTTTGGCGGCCTCTTGCTATGGTTTGTCAGCGCAATGGCCCCGAGCGCAGCCGCGGAACCGAGAGGCTTGCCCGCGGCCGATGCAGTCTTGACGCGAATCGGTTTTGGCTCCTGTGCGTACGAAGGCACGTCGCAACCGATCTGGAAAGCCGTCAACAAGAGTGCCCCCGAGTTGTTTGTGTTTCTCGGCGACAACGTTTACCTGGACACGCGCGACCCGGCCATCATGGCGCGCAAGTATCGGCAGCTGGCCGATCAACGCGGGTTCCGGCGCTTGCGCGCCAATACCGCGCTCGTCGCCATCTGGGACGATCATGACTTCGGTGAGAATGACGCGGGCGCGGAATTTCCGGCGAAGTCAGCCGCGCGCGATGCCTTTCTGAAATTCTGGAATGAGCCCAAGAGCTCGGCGCGCTGGACACGGGCGGGTATCTACACGTCCTATGTGTTTGGTCCGGCTGGCCAGCGAGTGCAGATTATTCTGCCTGATTTGCGCTGGAACCGGACGCCGCTCACGGTGAACCCGCGCTTTGGCGATTTGCAGGGCTATGGGAACTGGACAGATCAACAGGAAGGTTCGACCGCGCCGATTCCTGGCCCGTACGCCAGAAACCCCGATCGCCAGGCATCTCAATTGGGCGAGGCACAATGGGCTTGGTTGGAAGCGCAGCTCCGCGAGCCCGCCGATGTGCGAATCATCGGCTCCAGCCTGCAAGTGCTGGCGGACTTCACGGGCTGGGAAGCCTGGTCCAACTTCCCGCGCGATCAGCAGCGCCTGATCGGGTTGATCCGGGATACGGGCGCGCGGAACGTCGTATTCATTTCCGGCGATACCCACTACGGCGAGCTGACTAAGCTCGACGTCAATGTGCCCTACCCGTTGTTTGACCTGACCAGCAGCGGCCTGACCGAAGTCTGGAAGGTGCCGGTGCCGAATGCGCTCCGCGAAGGCGAGAGCTTTCATCAAGCAAACTTCGGGCGCATTGATATTGACTGGCCAGGGCAAACCATGACGCTGTCACTGCGCGACGAATCCGGAGGCGTGCTGCTGGCGAAGCAATTGCCGATTCGCTGA
- the tilS gene encoding tRNA lysidine(34) synthetase TilS yields the protein MSADRPTVDPNRVVQHVQAHVASRLAMMGAATSCVVALSGGLDSSVLLHALARGPRRGELGIRAIHVNHGLQAAASEFAARAEALASSLCVPCVVIQVNIPPSDQGVEGEARIQRYRALAAALQPGEWLLTAHHDDDQAETILARLARAAGGSALRGIAPVRSFGAGHLARPLLGLGRAELLAYAETCGLQWCEDPMNRALDLERSFLRHQVLPLLQTRWPDYAAQAARSVALLQPSLALAEQATLRQLASVQDADPSVLNLDALLQHGDADVLAMVRMWLAQLGLERPGARWLAELLRQLREGAEALHLVTQQVQVRQYRRRLFASRTGPAEPRTLSDDQEWDGREPLPWSDGREYVLSAPLREPLQVRFRRGGERIRLSDQGRSQEVRDLFQRHGLPPWNRDLPFLFVAGNLLAVGDLWQSEAFRRHLGTVRLRSHPLESMD from the coding sequence ATGTCTGCTGACCGCCCGACGGTCGATCCGAATCGCGTGGTGCAGCACGTGCAGGCCCATGTGGCCTCCCGTCTTGCCATGATGGGCGCGGCGACGTCTTGCGTCGTGGCGCTCTCGGGCGGTCTGGATTCGTCGGTATTGCTGCACGCACTCGCTCGGGGTCCGCGCCGGGGCGAACTTGGGATTCGGGCCATTCACGTCAACCACGGCCTGCAGGCCGCTGCGAGCGAATTTGCCGCGCGCGCCGAGGCGCTCGCCAGCAGTTTGTGCGTGCCATGTGTCGTCATTCAGGTCAACATTCCACCGAGCGATCAGGGCGTCGAGGGCGAAGCCCGGATTCAGCGGTACCGGGCGCTGGCGGCGGCGCTGCAGCCGGGCGAATGGTTGCTGACCGCCCATCACGACGATGATCAGGCCGAAACGATTCTCGCGCGGCTAGCCCGGGCGGCGGGCGGTTCGGCGTTGCGTGGCATCGCGCCAGTACGGTCGTTTGGTGCGGGCCACCTCGCGCGCCCGTTGCTTGGCCTTGGTCGCGCGGAACTACTTGCGTATGCCGAAACATGCGGGCTGCAATGGTGCGAGGACCCGATGAATCGTGCGCTAGATCTGGAGCGGAGTTTTCTGCGCCACCAGGTGCTGCCCTTGCTGCAAACGCGCTGGCCCGACTACGCTGCACAGGCAGCACGAAGTGTGGCGCTGCTGCAGCCAAGCCTCGCGCTGGCGGAGCAGGCGACCTTGCGGCAGTTGGCCTCGGTGCAGGATGCCGACCCAAGCGTGCTCAATCTGGACGCCTTATTGCAGCATGGCGACGCCGATGTTCTGGCAATGGTGCGGATGTGGCTTGCGCAACTCGGACTCGAGCGTCCGGGCGCGCGCTGGCTGGCAGAACTGTTGCGGCAATTGCGGGAGGGTGCCGAGGCGTTGCATCTGGTCACGCAACAGGTGCAGGTCCGCCAGTATCGGCGTCGACTGTTTGCCAGCCGTACAGGGCCTGCCGAACCCCGCACGCTGTCAGATGATCAGGAATGGGACGGGCGCGAGCCGTTGCCGTGGTCCGATGGGCGCGAATATGTCCTGAGCGCCCCGCTGCGTGAGCCGCTCCAGGTGCGATTTCGTCGCGGCGGCGAGCGCATCCGTCTGAGCGATCAGGGGCGCTCGCAGGAAGTTCGGGACCTGTTTCAGCGCCATGGCCTGCCGCCCTGGAACCGCGATCTGCCGTTTCTGTTCGTTGCCGGCAACTTGCTGGCCGTCGGCGACCTTTGGCAAAGCGAGGCGTTCCGCCGGCATCTCGGGACGGTTCGGCTCCGCAGTCATCCGCTGGAATCGATGGACTAA
- a CDS encoding polyprenyl synthetase family protein, whose translation MRPDLTEPLKLLAVRVERVLEQVLPTPELEPSRLHAAMRYSVLGGGKRLRPLLCYAGAAAVGGRTEQADRAAAALEVIHAYSLIHDDLPAMDDDDLRRGKPTCHIAFDEATAILAGDALQALAFELIANDPGHSTERSRLAAIRTLALACGSQGMAGGQAFDLGAVGRQLTEFELKRMHAHKTGALIRAAVLMGAELTGQADSHQLAQLARFGSLVGLAFQIRDDILDIEGDTEIIGKRQGADIARNKPTFPSIMGLDAAKAAAEDTRQQALSALSSFGPEAELLRDLAHYAVDRPS comes from the coding sequence ATGCGTCCTGATCTGACCGAACCGTTGAAATTGCTCGCGGTCCGGGTCGAGCGCGTGTTGGAACAGGTACTGCCGACGCCGGAACTCGAGCCCAGCCGCCTGCATGCGGCCATGCGCTATAGCGTGCTGGGCGGCGGTAAGCGTTTGCGGCCGCTGCTGTGCTACGCCGGTGCGGCGGCGGTGGGCGGGCGTACCGAACAGGCTGATCGCGCGGCCGCTGCGCTGGAAGTCATTCATGCGTATTCGCTGATTCATGATGACTTGCCCGCGATGGACGACGACGATCTCCGTCGCGGCAAACCGACGTGCCACATCGCGTTCGACGAGGCGACAGCCATTCTGGCCGGCGACGCACTGCAAGCTTTGGCGTTTGAACTCATTGCGAACGACCCTGGACATAGCACCGAACGCTCGCGTCTCGCTGCCATTCGCACGCTTGCGTTGGCCTGTGGCTCGCAAGGCATGGCCGGCGGCCAGGCATTCGATCTCGGCGCGGTGGGTCGCCAGCTCACTGAGTTTGAACTGAAGCGCATGCACGCGCACAAAACAGGTGCTTTGATCCGCGCGGCCGTTCTGATGGGCGCCGAATTGACCGGTCAGGCAGACAGCCATCAGCTGGCGCAATTGGCCCGCTTCGGCAGCTTGGTCGGGCTCGCGTTTCAGATCCGCGACGACATCCTGGATATCGAGGGCGACACCGAAATCATCGGCAAGCGCCAAGGCGCCGATATCGCCCGGAACAAACCGACGTTTCCGTCCATCATGGGCCTCGATGCTGCGAAAGCTGCGGCAGAGGACACACGCCAGCAAGCGTTGAGTGCGCTGAGCTCGTTCGGACCCGAGGCAGAACTGCTTCGTGATTTGGCGCACTACGCAGTGGATCGACCGAGCTGA
- a CDS encoding ketosteroid isomerase-related protein, translating to MSPNALNTIERYYACFNANDHEGMLALLHDEVSHDINQGNTERGKAAFGRFLKRMDHHYQERVVELVIMQSGNGQRAAAEFRILGQYLRTDDGLPEANGQTYDLPVGAFFALEQGLITRVTNYYNLKDWIAQVGGVA from the coding sequence ATGAGCCCCAACGCCCTGAATACGATCGAACGCTACTACGCCTGCTTTAACGCCAATGATCACGAAGGCATGCTGGCCCTGCTGCATGATGAGGTCAGCCATGACATCAACCAAGGCAATACCGAGCGCGGCAAGGCAGCGTTCGGGCGATTCCTGAAGCGCATGGACCATCATTATCAAGAGCGCGTCGTCGAGTTGGTGATCATGCAGAGCGGAAATGGCCAACGGGCTGCGGCGGAGTTTCGTATTCTTGGCCAGTATCTGCGAACCGACGATGGTTTGCCCGAGGCGAACGGCCAGACTTATGACTTGCCGGTCGGCGCGTTCTTCGCGCTTGAACAGGGCCTGATCACCCGCGTCACCAACTACTACAACCTGAAAGACTGGATCGCGCAAGTTGGTGGCGTGGCGTGA
- a CDS encoding sulfite exporter TauE/SafE family protein: MDSEFLLWLGIGALGQLIDGAIGMGFGPIVSAVLLSLGVPPIASSTAVNAAKIATGAASAASHAWFENVDRRTFRHLVIAGMLGGLVGALILSQIDGKAVLPFVNAYLVLLGFLILYRAFRPVVPKLPHALGIAGTGLAAGTLNAIGGGGWGSITTAGLMGQGQSPRFAIGTANAAEFLVALVTTLAFSANFGSVPWLNVLAIVAGGFLTAPFAAWLAKHLPIKLMTVLVAVLVIGLSGYGLWQHLTKLAS; encoded by the coding sequence ATGGATTCGGAATTTCTGCTCTGGCTGGGTATTGGTGCCCTGGGCCAACTCATTGATGGCGCTATCGGTATGGGCTTTGGCCCGATCGTCAGTGCCGTGCTGCTGTCGCTCGGCGTCCCGCCGATCGCCTCAAGCACAGCCGTGAACGCGGCCAAGATTGCTACCGGCGCGGCGTCAGCAGCCAGTCACGCCTGGTTCGAGAATGTCGATCGGCGGACGTTCCGGCACTTGGTGATCGCCGGGATGCTCGGTGGCTTGGTCGGCGCGCTGATTCTGAGCCAGATCGACGGCAAAGCCGTGCTCCCTTTTGTCAATGCCTATCTGGTTCTGCTCGGTTTTCTGATTCTCTATCGGGCGTTTCGACCGGTCGTTCCCAAACTCCCCCATGCCCTGGGCATTGCTGGCACAGGTCTCGCTGCCGGCACGCTGAACGCGATTGGCGGCGGCGGCTGGGGATCCATCACGACCGCCGGCTTGATGGGCCAGGGCCAGTCGCCACGGTTTGCGATCGGCACGGCCAACGCGGCCGAGTTCTTGGTCGCGCTGGTGACCACGCTTGCGTTCTCGGCAAACTTTGGCTCGGTCCCGTGGCTCAACGTGCTGGCCATTGTTGCGGGCGGCTTCCTGACCGCGCCGTTCGCAGCCTGGCTGGCAAAACACTTGCCAATCAAATTGATGACCGTCCTGGTCGCCGTGCTCGTGATCGGCTTGAGCGGCTATGGCCTTTGGCAGCACCTGACCAAGCTCGCAAGTTGA